A stretch of DNA from Equus caballus isolate H_3958 breed thoroughbred chromosome 13, TB-T2T, whole genome shotgun sequence:
ATAGTGCCCACATCCTCCATTCCTGTCTTCGCTCTCATGCCCTCTGCTACCCCACACCCCCTCTCCACCATCACCTTCACACGCGGCTGGGGCCACACTCCTGGTCAGGGTTGCTTGGAGctgtaattgtttttaattgctgctgtcacaaattaccacaaacttcacAACTGTAACAACACAAATGTCTCATCTTACAGTTCTCCAGATTAGAATCTGACATGGTCTTGCTGGgctaaatcaaggtgtcagcagggctgtgctcctttcTGGAGTCTCTGGGAAAGAATCCATTTCTGTGCCCTTTCCAGGCTCTGGTGCCTCCCACCTTCCTTGTCTCaagctcccctctctccttcttcaaagccagcagcattgcatctctgtgcctttctctTCTAGTCATGTCTTCACCTGACTCATTCTGACTCTTTTTGCCTCTGTCTTCCACTGTTAAGGACCCTcgtgattacattgggtccacctGGGTGGACATTCATTTGCCCATAGTCCACattaattttcccaaattaaCGTCAGCCGATCAGCAATCTTCATTCCACCTGAACCTTGATTCCTCCTGTATCTAGcagaacatattcacaggttctggggagaGGGACCTAGGTATTGGTGGGGGCCATTATTCGCCTCCCACTGCGGCAGACAACGAGAGCACCCTGACTTccattctttccctcttctcGGGACAAGTCATCCCAGAATTCCTAcctttctccctcctgctcttCAATCAGTCCTTGGGAACACGGAGAGGGTGCATGGAAGGAGCCTTCAGGTCAGGGTGGTGGGGGTGATGTCAGACAGGAAGGATGGTGAAGTGACCAGAGCAGGGCATGCCGTGTGCAGAAACTGTGAACGCTGAAGTGGGCATGGAGGTGGCTGTTGACCAGGAGTTCTTCCCGGATCTCCATGACAACACTTCCAAGGCCTACAAGGATTTCAGCAACATCTTCCGCAGTCAGGTGAGGGCGAAGGGGTAGGGAACTCAAAGGTCCTCCCCTGGTTGCCCTCAGCTCTGGAGGTTCAGACGTGAGCCAGCAATTTTTCACATTTCAGATGCAGAAGATTTACCAAAAGGTGCAGGGGTTCAAGGATGTGGAGATCCTGTCTCTGAGGTAGGAGACCCTTCTGAGGCTGTGGAGACAGagtgaggtgggggaagggggcaTAAAGAAAGGCTGGAGAAGCCATCCCTTGGTTTTGGAATCATCAGACTTCATaaagggaggggtggagggagtgtGGGGACTTTAGTGATCACTTTCTGGAGCCATTTCTCTGAAGGAGGGCACCACCCCTCCTCTCTAAGCAAGTCGGAAGGAGAGAGATTGCATGGAACATGTAGGGAAGTGGTACCTGAGGGCTGGAGGGAAGTCTGGTGTCTGGACTGTAGCTGGTCTCATTCTGGCTGGCACCTGGTCTGCTGAGTGGGTCAGCATGAGCGAGGCAGAGAACCCAGGAGGGCCTGGTTTGGTAATGGCTTGAGGCAATGCAAAGGAATGCCAATCATTCCTAGTCCTGCCTTCCCAGGCTGACGACGTCAGGGATGCTGGCAGCCCCTTCTGAAAATAACATGCCTGGAATCCCAACTCGTTGCctttgcccccttcccctctacaCCTGCGCACCTATGGTTGGCCCTTCTAGAACCTCTGTGCCCCAGGCCTGGGAGGCCTGTAAGGCCCCTAACTTCTTGACCCCTTCACGAATGGCAGCATCGTGGTGGACTATGTGGTCCTGCTGGAGTTGCCCTTCAGCTCCCAGTTGGAGACAAACTATGAGATGGTGAAGACGGTCCTGAAAGGTGAGCTTCAGAATGTCAGCCAGGATGTGGACAGCTGCCAGAAAAACCAGAGTGAGCCAAGGCTGGGGGCcttgggctggagggaggggtcaTGGTCACAGCCAACATCCCAGCTTACTCCAGCTCAGACAGGGGCCTCCTGGGCTCAGGTGGCAGCCCTGTGGTACCTCTGGCAGGTTGGGAGAAGAGGCACAGGTTCACAGCCAACTGGGTCTAGGATGGGGCTAAGGAGGGGTTTGTCAGAACCTGGGTGCTGGGGAAGAGCCCCCCTGACATTCTGCTCAAGGTCTCCAGGATGGCTGAGGACCCCTGATTATTTGGGGAAGATGAGCCCTTTCTGCCCTCCCCCATGCCTGCCCTGCTTCCCTGGCCCGGACCCCTTGACCCACCCCAATTCCACCTGTGCCTCTGTGCCCCAGACCTGTGTTTTAAGCCTGACTGCATCACTGTGAGAAAGGACACCAGAACGGAGCTGATCCAGCAAGGTGAATGGGGGACAAAGGAGTGAGTGGCCCCAGGGGGCCATGACCCCTCTCCCCAGGGACATCTGCTCACTGAAAttctctggggaggaggggagaaccTTTGGGGAGGCAAGTGATGTCTTCCTGGCCCTTATTATCAGCTTCCACCTGAGCACTGGGAGGCAGGGTGAGGAGACGGTGAGAGTCCTGGGGGCCTGCCTTGCCCGCTTCAGATCCCATGGTCTACCCCACAACACCCCACCCTCGGAAATGGAGTCCTCCCCATCCATTTTCAGAATCCCCATAACCAGGCTCCTGGGTAGTCTCTCTGcaaccccctctcctccccacagccATCAGCCGTCGTGCTGCTGTCGAGGGCTGTGAGGATTATTACTTCCCCTTGGAGGAGAAGCGGCTTCGCTCTGTCACCAACTGCACATCAGATGTGGAAGGAGCCATTGACTATAACCTGGGCCAGTGCTTTGTGCAGAAGAGCGGTCCCGAGTGCAGGTGAGGCCCTGCCCACACTTGGGAGCCCCGCGGACTCGCCCTATGGGGAGCCCCGCCCCGCTGCCAGCCCTGTCTGAGTCCAGTTGAGCGAGTTGACAGGGCTGGGTAGGGGAGGTGGCAGGGTCTGTGACCTGTAACCCCCTCCCCAGCTGCTTCTCCACAGACACGCACTGGTTCTGCGAGGTGGCCGTCCAGTGGAGGGCGCTGGTCGGAGGCCTGGCGGGGGCCTGGGCGCTGCTGATGGTGGAGCTGACCCTCTTCTTCAGGCACTGGCAGAGGAGGGGCGGCCTAGGCGGAGCCCGGTCACCCTGGGAGTAGGGGTGAGGGCCGCCCAAGGGTCACAGACGCGGAGGCCCTGCCCTGACGCCGCGGTGCCCCCACCCAGGTCCTTGGACGATGACAAGAAGTGGTTTGAGATCTGGGACGAGGACACTGCGGGGACTTTTTCCAACTTGGGCTTCCAGGATGGCTGACCTTGTGAGTCCTGCCTCCTGGGCAAGTGGGGCAGGGGTTTCCCTGGGCATCACGGCAGCCTGGGCAATACCGGCTGACCTTCCCTGAACAGGACAGACACTTACCTCGTGCCAGGGCTCTGGCATCGCCTCTTCCCCGTGTCCCTCCTGGGGAAGGCCAGGTCCTGTACAGGCTGACCCCGCAGGGCACGTTGGGGCACAGGAGCCCCCTGAAGCCCTGCCTCCCTCacatttcttccctctccctcttctctcccctcctcttttctCACTCTCTAGTCAGGGATGAAAATTTCCAGGTGGCCTTGGAGAAGGTGGACACCAATGTGAGGGTGAGAGGGCAAAGGGGGGATGGTAGGTTCTCCCAGGTCCAGCTCCAGATGCCCCACCTGCTCACCAGAGCAGGCGGCTGGGCTGGGACCAGGAGGCAGTGAACTCCCAGCCAGCCTGAGCGGGGTGGCTCCTGTTCTGACTCCCTCTCATGCGCTCTGTGGCAGGTGCACACCCAGAGACCTGAGGTGGACTTGTCCTCGATGTGAGCCCTGCCCTACCCTGTCCACCTGCCCTGGACAGCGGGAAGGAAGCATCTGCTCTGCATCCATTTCAAGAGATGGCCAAGGACGCGTGCAGCTCAGCCTCCTGGAATCCTGGGCAAAATCAGACTGTCCCCAGACCGGCACCCTCTCAACTTTGGTGAAACCCACCTGCAGACCCAGGTCAAATCCAGGATCTTCcactgtgggaccttgggcaactcAGTAGCTTCTCTGAACTTGTAAAATGTGTATAGCATACTTGTCCTGATACCTTGAACAGTCATTGTGCAAACCAGATGTGGTCGCTCAGACCTCTGTCCCAATGCACCTTCCTGTGTCAGCCCTCATCTTATGTGGCCTCTCTCAGATCCCCAGTCCCCACATCCTTTGCCCATCTCAGGCCTCAGTCTCTAGTTCCCTGTGCGCATCCCTACCACCTGCCCCCCAACACCTGTCGCCAGCCATCAGCCCATCCCTGCCTCCTACCCTCTGCTAAGGTAACTCCCTGGGGGACCCTTCCCGCATTCCTTATATCTTCTCCCCGTCTAACCCCCCTTCTTAAATCACTCCCCTATCCAGCTCCCAGTCCTACATCTCTccctgtttctgttttctccacttcCCCATCCTTGTCCCCTCCACCCTAAATCCTTAACCCCCATCCCAGTGTCCCAGTCCTAagtcctcctccctctccctgaccCCTGTCCCTATGCCCTCTGCCACTTAGGACCACTAGCTGGTACTCCCCAGACCTTAGTTTCCCCTTCTGTTGCtccatcctttcctctcccccaagGGCCCTGGATCCccgtgggtgggggtgggatgtGGGGTGTGGATTTCTCCAGGTCCTCAAGGATGAGGGGAAGTGGGACCCTGAGGTGAGGAAGCTccctcagccccctcctcctcctttcctaaCTCCCTCTCCTTCCTTACTGCCTCACCTCCCTTTCCGACCCCCTtgccagctcctcctctcccttcctctcttggGTCTCACCCCATCCCTGCAGTAACCTCTCAGCCCAGAAGCCCTCAGCCTCCTTCGCAGGAAGGTCTCATTTGGGGACAGGAATTCTGCAATCCTCCAATTCTCCCATGTGAACACAATATAGCAtttattgtaaacaatgctgctcTGTGTCTTTCTTCGTCTCACTTGCTGGTGCCTCCGCTAGGTTGAGAACAGGGACATCCAGAGGAGCTGTTGCGGGGGG
This window harbors:
- the LOC111767629 gene encoding mucin-3A-like, producing MMYEGQWDGLRSVCPSTFYGFHCEFAVEQMDLETVNAEVGMEVAVDQEFFPDLHDNTSKAYKDFSNIFRSQMQKIYQKVQGFKDVEILSLRNGSIVVDYVVLLELPFSSQLETNYEMVKTVLKGELQNVSQDVDSCQKNQNLCFKPDCITVRKDTRTELIQQAISRRAAVEGCEDYYFPLEEKRLRSVTNCTSDVEGAIDYNLGQCFVQKSGPECSCFSTDTHWFCEVAVQWRALVGGLAGAWALLMVELTLFFRHWQRRGGLGGARSLDDDKKWFEIWDEDTAGTFSNLGFQDG